A part of Paenibacillus sp. sptzw28 genomic DNA contains:
- a CDS encoding DUF4183 domain-containing protein: MAIIKPFVAGRRFSATAGSGTGTGAAYAIAATAFTTDAGVAATAFPASYAYYNLYINAVIQTADTSSVTTTAITIPDGDELDGATPIMVEFVIT; the protein is encoded by the coding sequence ATGGCGATAATTAAACCCTTTGTCGCTGGCAGAAGGTTTTCCGCTACGGCTGGCAGCGGAACCGGAACCGGTGCGGCTTATGCTATTGCCGCTACTGCGTTTACAACTGACGCAGGCGTAGCAGCTACAGCATTTCCCGCATCGTATGCTTATTATAATCTATATATTAATGCAGTCATCCAAACAGCGGATACCTCATCAGTGACGACTACTGCGATTACGATCCCTGACGGGGATGAGCTGGATGGCGCGACTCCGATTATGGTCGAATTTGTAATCACTTAG
- a CDS encoding sodium:proton antiporter, which yields MHEFNATFIQLLILLGISMFVIAAAKKLNQPYSIALVLVGLLLGVTQIPFLEEAETYITQSHVFQAIIISLFLPILLGDATLKLPFSHLKEQRKPVLALAFGGTFLSFLIIALLSYYIMDLPLVVAFTFASLMSATDPISVITIFKSIGVPKSIVTVIEGESLLNDGIAVVLFQISSIYLLSYMEMGWAGIGSGIWLFLKFVLGGITIGAILGYVFSQLIRLYDDYPLEIGFSMLLFFGSFFIAEHFHVSGVIAVVVSGLILGSYGAKVGMSETTLTNINSFWDVVTLIANSLIFLMIGLEIKNIDFSDKWHIIAIAIIIVLAGRTVALYVSTAKIRNFPGSWKAVLNWGGLKGSLSIALALSLPQSFEGRETVLVLTFSVVLFSLLVQGLTIKPLVLKLGLGEKAKERH from the coding sequence ATGCATGAATTCAATGCTACATTTATTCAACTACTGATTTTGCTGGGAATCTCAATGTTTGTTATCGCGGCTGCCAAGAAATTAAATCAGCCTTATTCCATCGCTTTAGTCCTTGTCGGTTTACTTCTAGGTGTTACGCAAATCCCCTTTTTGGAGGAAGCCGAGACTTACATCACACAATCCCATGTGTTTCAAGCCATTATCATTTCCTTGTTTTTGCCTATCCTGCTCGGAGATGCGACACTGAAACTGCCTTTCTCACATTTGAAGGAGCAAAGGAAACCTGTGCTCGCTTTAGCATTTGGGGGCACGTTCCTTTCATTCCTGATCATTGCCTTATTATCGTACTACATAATGGATTTACCACTGGTCGTGGCATTCACGTTTGCTTCACTAATGAGTGCAACGGATCCAATTAGTGTCATCACGATTTTTAAATCGATTGGTGTTCCGAAGTCCATTGTGACTGTCATAGAAGGGGAATCATTGTTAAATGATGGGATCGCCGTCGTTTTATTTCAAATCTCCTCAATCTACCTGCTTTCATACATGGAAATGGGTTGGGCTGGGATCGGCAGCGGCATTTGGCTATTTCTGAAGTTCGTACTTGGCGGGATTACCATTGGCGCAATATTGGGATATGTGTTCTCACAGCTAATTCGTCTGTATGACGATTATCCGCTTGAAATCGGCTTTTCTATGCTGCTCTTTTTTGGAAGCTTCTTCATTGCAGAGCATTTCCATGTCTCCGGTGTTATTGCCGTCGTCGTTAGCGGATTAATCTTGGGCAGCTACGGGGCAAAAGTTGGAATGTCTGAAACGACGCTCACCAATATCAACTCATTTTGGGATGTTGTAACGTTGATTGCGAACTCACTGATTTTCCTTATGATCGGCCTTGAGATTAAAAACATCGACTTTTCGGATAAATGGCATATTATTGCAATAGCTATCATCATTGTCCTTGCCGGCCGTACTGTTGCGTTGTACGTTAGTACCGCTAAAATACGAAACTTCCCAGGCTCCTGGAAAGCTGTATTAAATTGGGGTGGTCTTAAAGGCAGTCTTTCGATTGCACTTGCTTTAAGCTTGCCTCAATCATTCGAGGGCCGCGAAACGGTATTGGTGTTGACGTTCAGCGTTGTACTATTCTCGTTGCTAGTTCAGGGCCTTACCATAAAACCGCTAGTACTCAAGTTGGGGCTAGGAGAGAAAGCCAAAGAGAGGCATTGA
- a CDS encoding ROK family protein, translated as MRIGAIEAGGTKFVCGIGNEHGVIEERVSFPTERPERTMESVIDFFKNKQVEAIGIGSFGPLNIDPQSPYYGFVTTTPKPGWANYPFLDVFRKVFDVPFGWDTDVNAAAYGEATWGAAKGLDSCVYFTVGTGVGVGVYSEGKLIHGLVHPEGGHVLTRRHPEDRFAGVCPYHGDCLEGMAAGPAIEARWGVRGSEIPARHPAWEIEAFYIGQAISNVILTLSPKKVILGGGVMHQQQLFPLIRSEVRKNLNGYVQADEILDRIDNYVVPPGLGENAGLAGSLALGLNALKRSRR; from the coding sequence ATGCGTATCGGCGCAATCGAAGCAGGCGGAACCAAATTTGTATGCGGCATAGGAAATGAACACGGCGTCATCGAAGAGCGCGTAAGCTTTCCTACGGAGCGTCCCGAACGAACGATGGAAAGCGTCATCGATTTTTTCAAAAACAAGCAAGTGGAAGCCATCGGGATCGGGTCATTCGGCCCGCTAAATATCGATCCTCAGAGCCCCTATTATGGATTCGTCACGACGACCCCGAAACCAGGTTGGGCAAACTATCCGTTTCTGGATGTGTTCAGGAAAGTATTTGACGTCCCGTTCGGATGGGATACCGACGTGAACGCGGCCGCTTATGGCGAAGCGACTTGGGGAGCTGCAAAGGGGCTTGACAGTTGTGTTTATTTCACGGTAGGTACCGGTGTCGGCGTAGGTGTCTATTCGGAAGGGAAGCTTATTCACGGGCTTGTTCATCCCGAAGGCGGTCACGTGCTGACAAGACGCCACCCCGAAGACCGTTTTGCCGGAGTGTGTCCTTATCATGGCGATTGCCTGGAAGGCATGGCGGCCGGTCCTGCGATTGAAGCAAGATGGGGAGTGAGAGGGAGTGAAATCCCCGCCCGTCATCCTGCCTGGGAAATCGAGGCGTTCTATATCGGTCAAGCGATAAGCAACGTCATCCTGACGCTGTCCCCGAAAAAAGTGATTTTGGGCGGTGGCGTCATGCATCAGCAGCAGTTATTTCCGCTTATTCGCAGCGAAGTCCGTAAAAATCTGAACGGGTATGTTCAGGCAGACGAAATTCTGGATCGGATCGATAACTATGTCGTTCCCCCAGGATTGGGAGAAAATGCAGGGCTGGCCGGTTCGCTGGCTCTGGGTCTTAACGCTCTGAAGAGATCGCGGAGATGA
- a CDS encoding LacI family DNA-binding transcriptional regulator, protein MSTTANYPIRDKESDAMNDSRIVDAADRANVSVATVCRVLNGGKLVSEKTEEGCMRLLP, encoded by the coding sequence ATGTCAACAACGGCAAACTATCCAATACGAGATAAAGAAAGTGATGCTATGAATGACAGCCGAATTGTCGATGCTGCGGACCGAGCGAACGTATCCGTAGCCACTGTATGCAGAGTGCTGAACGGTGGGAAGCTTGTAAGTGAGAAGACCGAGGAAGGCTGCATGCGTTTGCTTCCTTGA
- a CDS encoding glycoside hydrolase family 32 protein, whose protein sequence is MSKKAWVWTAGAAAIILIGLGALVLMTGHGKLTSSEGGSVSEEESAFQYSSDPNYYTERYRPQYHLSPPYGNMSDPNGMVYFEGEYHQFYQNSGQWGHAVSKNLVHWENLDVALARDSLGEIWSGSAVVDWNDTSGFFGGKAGLVAIFTHFKGGVQSQSIAYSKDKGRTWTKYEGNPVIPSPGLKDFRDPKVFWHEPSHSWVMIVSVDNRVRFYRSPDLKTWKMASEFGSDQGSHAAVWECPDLFELPVEGTKEKKWVLTVSIGSNAQTKGSTAQYFIGSFDGTTFTNDNKPSDVLWTDYGKDFYAAVSYSDIPAKDGRRIWLGWMSNWRYPFAMPTDGWKGNMSIPRELRLRQVEGEGLRMIQEPIKELQTLRGKEVSLPEQSLDASHNPFAGIKGTSYELETELTVQPNAKFAFNLRQGNGQTTVVSYDAQTGRLTFDRTHSGAASFEQGFAETMSAPVRLINNKLKLRFFVDSSSIELFVNDGETVFSNLIFPDQTSSGLELTAAEGGVTLNEAHFYPMRSVWRDEDPDDPMPLRIVFGKDSLDVPVGDSRKMAAAVLPLSSPQLIRWEASDAAVAAVETAEDGVIVKGLKPGSAEIKATSEDGSVSATFNIFVYDNKK, encoded by the coding sequence ATGAGTAAGAAAGCGTGGGTCTGGACGGCCGGAGCAGCTGCAATCATACTCATAGGGCTGGGAGCATTGGTTCTGATGACAGGTCATGGCAAATTGACTTCCTCGGAAGGCGGATCGGTCTCGGAAGAAGAATCGGCGTTCCAGTATTCGAGCGATCCGAATTACTATACGGAACGATACCGTCCCCAGTATCATTTATCGCCGCCCTATGGCAATATGAGCGATCCGAACGGCATGGTGTATTTTGAGGGCGAGTACCATCAGTTTTATCAAAACAGCGGGCAATGGGGACATGCCGTCAGCAAGAATTTGGTCCATTGGGAGAACCTGGATGTGGCTCTTGCCAGGGATTCGCTAGGAGAAATATGGTCCGGCAGCGCGGTGGTCGATTGGAACGATACAAGCGGATTTTTCGGAGGCAAAGCAGGTCTAGTCGCGATCTTTACCCATTTTAAAGGTGGCGTTCAGTCCCAGAGCATTGCCTACAGTAAAGATAAAGGCAGAACGTGGACCAAATACGAGGGGAATCCGGTTATACCCAGCCCGGGACTGAAAGATTTCAGGGATCCGAAAGTGTTCTGGCACGAACCGAGTCATTCCTGGGTCATGATCGTCTCGGTCGATAACCGTGTTCGCTTCTACAGATCGCCTGATCTGAAAACATGGAAGATGGCCAGCGAGTTCGGAAGCGACCAAGGCTCGCACGCGGCTGTCTGGGAATGTCCGGATTTGTTCGAGCTGCCCGTGGAGGGGACCAAAGAGAAGAAGTGGGTGTTGACCGTGAGCATTGGCAGCAATGCGCAAACCAAAGGGTCAACCGCTCAATACTTCATAGGGTCGTTCGACGGCACAACGTTCACAAATGACAACAAGCCTTCGGACGTGCTGTGGACGGACTATGGCAAAGATTTCTACGCTGCTGTGTCCTATTCCGATATTCCGGCCAAAGACGGCCGCCGCATATGGCTGGGCTGGATGTCCAACTGGCGTTATCCGTTCGCCATGCCGACAGACGGATGGAAAGGGAATATGTCGATCCCGCGGGAGCTGCGGCTTAGGCAGGTGGAGGGTGAAGGCTTGCGGATGATTCAAGAGCCGATCAAGGAGCTGCAGACGCTGCGGGGCAAGGAAGTGTCTCTGCCTGAGCAGTCATTGGATGCAAGCCATAACCCGTTCGCAGGTATAAAAGGAACGTCCTATGAGCTGGAAACGGAATTGACCGTCCAGCCAAATGCGAAATTTGCCTTCAATCTGAGACAAGGAAACGGCCAGACGACCGTTGTAAGCTATGACGCCCAGACCGGGCGGCTTACCTTCGATCGTACACATTCAGGCGCTGCCTCGTTTGAGCAAGGGTTCGCGGAGACGATGTCTGCGCCGGTAAGGCTGATCAACAATAAGCTGAAGCTCCGGTTCTTCGTCGATTCATCGAGCATTGAGCTGTTTGTGAACGACGGTGAGACTGTTTTTTCCAACCTCATTTTCCCGGACCAGACAAGCAGCGGGTTGGAATTAACCGCGGCGGAAGGCGGCGTGACGCTAAATGAGGCTCACTTCTATCCGATGCGATCGGTTTGGCGCGATGAAGATCCGGATGACCCTATGCCGCTTCGAATTGTCTTTGGCAAGGACTCGCTGGATGTACCCGTGGGCGACAGCCGGAAGATGGCGGCCGCTGTCCTACCGCTCAGCTCCCCCCAGCTGATCAGGTGGGAAGCAAGCGATGCTGCAGTCGCGGCTGTTGAAACGGCGGAAGACGGCGTTATCGTGAAAGGGCTGAAGCCGGGATCGGCAGAGATCAAAGCGACCAGCGAAGACGGCAGCGTGAGTGCGACTTTCAACATATTTGTGTATGACAACAAGAAGTAA
- a CDS encoding GH32 C-terminal domain-containing protein, with the protein MSAAILTASIGISVAAPQTGFAADNVQMKANTNLSGWRVTGKGTLEDTEQGMLITSGPGDNAIVMSETRSDDFIYEADVQIKDMKADATLVFRSNEDGWSSYMLQVVPSAGLLRLKDARGGDGRLFEERQVTLKEGEIYHLKVKADGDNLKVYWGSQYKPIIDVNDSAYHTGYLGLHVWDGSALFQNIRVSGLNGNLGQTIVEQGTWQPDLKGDKGIVSGQSKAVKIYEYDKQAADFVYEGNIALGDTGAEAALVFRTSADGSKGYEALLKKEGDQVRVRLQKSDGTVIRDAVQAYPSQPAAVHHLEVNTEGKRIRIFIDGYTPAAIDVADSSYESGYVGYAVGQGTASFQDTYVTAASDYYTEKYRPQYHYSPIRGSASDPNGLVYFEGEYHLFHQDGGTWAHAVSTDLVHWKQLPIALPWNDLGHVWSGSAVADMNNASGLFGESGGKGLIAYYTAYNPDSPNGNQRIGIAYSTDKGRTWQYGPIVIENPGKNGGDPGGWDFRDPKVVRDNDHNRWVMVVSGGDHVRIFTSTNLIDWTLTDLFGYGNYVRGGVWECPDLFQLTVDGSGEKKWVLMISTGANPKTAGSDAEYFVGELTAEGKFVNDNPAGQVLKTDFGKEFYASMTFADMPNDRRVMLAWMTNWDYPFAFPTSGWSGEMTIPRELSLRSTEEGVRLYQAPINELSALRNNLYSTANKVVGPDSPNLLKGLVSGAYEIEAEVEIPAGSTVTDFGFNLREGAGGSKTVVGYKTGDSIMFIDRAASGETDFSPLFTTYHEAPLTPDHSRVKMHIFVDESSVEVFGNDGLVVFSDVILPDPASRTMSFYANGGEVKVVSMNAFALDNTWRDNADSSAKVVMDTTLRELSAGQTETLYAAARNGPGKGGQPIVWKSSNPSIVRLESQDKTSAAIKAAGIGEAVITASTPNGKASASVKISVTGGEFKTNLSGWSAHPSGSDWVLTDDGIRGSYFTDANYMAQEAAGNFTYEADMKLAETGGAGSILFRASEDGQSGYYFNLDTSMKAYRLFYKVDGRFAERQVLARVPHFVQAGLTYKVKIVASGPHIEIYVNGEKIIDLNDGTFAEGHFGINVFGGRASYQNVFVTGASEAQLDTVAIINAGSGKRLSAAQSQNGEVVNIGDADEAAFQSWVLVPAGDERGSYSIRTTGGKALDLDIGQNKLQLYTYLGTTINDGLLRRMKTEP; encoded by the coding sequence TTGTCAGCCGCAATCTTGACTGCTTCGATTGGAATTTCTGTTGCCGCTCCGCAAACAGGTTTCGCAGCAGATAATGTCCAGATGAAAGCAAACACCAACCTGTCCGGTTGGCGGGTTACAGGAAAAGGAACGTTAGAGGATACCGAGCAGGGCATGCTGATCACCTCCGGGCCGGGTGACAACGCGATTGTGATGTCCGAGACCAGATCGGACGATTTCATTTATGAAGCGGATGTCCAAATAAAAGACATGAAGGCCGACGCAACGCTGGTCTTCCGTTCGAATGAAGACGGCTGGTCGTCTTATATGCTGCAAGTTGTGCCGAGTGCCGGTCTCCTGCGGCTGAAGGATGCCCGCGGAGGTGACGGCAGGCTGTTTGAGGAACGGCAGGTCACTTTAAAGGAAGGAGAAATCTATCACCTCAAGGTGAAGGCCGACGGTGACAATCTGAAAGTGTACTGGGGCAGCCAGTATAAACCGATTATCGACGTCAATGACAGCGCGTACCATACAGGCTATCTCGGTCTTCATGTTTGGGATGGATCGGCTTTGTTCCAAAACATCCGAGTCAGCGGACTGAACGGCAATTTGGGGCAGACGATTGTGGAGCAAGGAACATGGCAGCCCGATCTGAAAGGCGATAAAGGCATTGTGAGCGGCCAGAGCAAAGCGGTGAAAATATATGAATATGACAAGCAGGCCGCGGATTTTGTTTATGAAGGGAATATTGCTCTCGGCGATACGGGCGCAGAAGCTGCACTTGTTTTCAGGACAAGCGCTGACGGGTCGAAGGGCTATGAGGCGCTGCTGAAGAAAGAAGGGGATCAAGTCCGCGTACGGCTGCAGAAATCGGATGGCACGGTTATACGGGATGCGGTTCAGGCTTACCCGAGCCAGCCGGCGGCCGTTCACCATCTGGAAGTGAATACGGAGGGCAAACGGATTCGGATCTTTATCGACGGCTATACGCCTGCGGCGATCGACGTCGCGGATAGCAGCTATGAGAGCGGTTACGTTGGGTATGCGGTGGGGCAGGGCACTGCAAGCTTCCAGGATACTTATGTAACGGCTGCATCGGACTATTACACGGAAAAATATCGCCCGCAATATCATTATTCGCCGATCCGGGGATCGGCAAGTGATCCGAATGGGCTTGTCTATTTCGAGGGCGAATATCATTTGTTCCATCAGGATGGCGGAACGTGGGCGCATGCGGTCAGCACGGATCTGGTTCATTGGAAGCAACTTCCTATTGCACTGCCTTGGAACGATCTTGGCCATGTCTGGTCCGGCTCGGCAGTTGCGGATATGAACAATGCTTCCGGTTTGTTCGGCGAATCCGGAGGAAAAGGCTTAATCGCCTATTACACAGCCTACAATCCGGACAGCCCAAACGGCAACCAGCGGATCGGTATTGCCTACAGCACTGATAAAGGGCGTACGTGGCAATATGGGCCGATCGTCATCGAAAATCCGGGCAAAAATGGCGGGGATCCGGGAGGATGGGATTTCCGTGACCCGAAGGTGGTTCGGGATAATGATCACAATCGCTGGGTGATGGTCGTATCCGGAGGCGATCACGTCCGGATCTTTACATCGACGAATTTGATCGATTGGACACTGACGGATTTATTCGGTTATGGCAATTATGTGCGCGGAGGGGTATGGGAATGCCCGGATTTATTCCAGCTTACCGTTGACGGCAGCGGTGAGAAGAAATGGGTGCTCATGATCAGCACCGGGGCTAACCCGAAGACGGCCGGATCCGATGCCGAATATTTTGTCGGCGAGCTGACCGCGGAAGGAAAGTTTGTGAACGATAATCCGGCAGGCCAAGTGCTCAAGACGGATTTCGGCAAAGAATTTTATGCTTCCATGACGTTCGCGGACATGCCTAATGATCGCAGAGTGATGCTGGCTTGGATGACGAATTGGGATTATCCGTTCGCGTTCCCGACTTCGGGCTGGAGCGGGGAGATGACCATTCCGAGAGAGCTATCGCTCAGATCGACGGAGGAAGGGGTGCGCTTATATCAAGCTCCTATTAATGAGCTCTCGGCGCTGCGGAACAATCTTTATTCGACAGCGAATAAAGTCGTCGGCCCGGATTCGCCAAACTTGCTGAAAGGTCTGGTTTCCGGGGCTTATGAAATCGAAGCCGAAGTGGAAATTCCGGCAGGCAGCACCGTAACGGATTTCGGCTTCAACCTTCGCGAAGGGGCAGGCGGCAGCAAAACGGTAGTGGGTTACAAAACCGGCGACAGCATCATGTTCATCGACCGGGCCGCTTCCGGCGAGACGGATTTCTCTCCTTTGTTCACAACCTACCATGAGGCTCCTTTGACACCGGATCATTCTAGGGTGAAAATGCATATTTTCGTGGATGAATCATCCGTTGAGGTTTTCGGGAACGACGGTCTTGTCGTCTTCTCGGATGTCATACTGCCGGATCCCGCAAGCAGAACGATGAGCTTCTATGCTAATGGCGGAGAAGTCAAAGTCGTCTCGATGAATGCTTTCGCATTGGACAATACGTGGAGGGACAATGCCGATTCGTCTGCGAAAGTCGTAATGGATACCACTTTGAGGGAGCTTAGCGCCGGACAAACAGAAACGCTGTACGCCGCCGCCCGGAATGGTCCCGGCAAAGGAGGGCAGCCGATCGTTTGGAAAAGCAGCAATCCCAGTATCGTGAGGCTGGAATCCCAGGATAAGACGAGTGCTGCCATTAAAGCGGCAGGAATCGGAGAAGCGGTCATCACAGCCTCCACACCGAACGGCAAAGCATCCGCTAGCGTAAAGATCAGCGTGACCGGAGGCGAGTTTAAGACGAACTTATCCGGTTGGAGTGCGCATCCGTCGGGGTCCGACTGGGTACTGACCGATGACGGCATTCGCGGCAGCTATTTCACCGACGCCAATTATATGGCCCAAGAGGCTGCCGGCAACTTTACGTATGAAGCCGATATGAAGCTCGCCGAGACGGGCGGGGCCGGCTCGATCCTGTTCCGGGCGAGCGAAGACGGACAGAGCGGTTATTATTTTAACCTGGATACGAGCATGAAAGCATACCGTTTATTTTATAAAGTGGACGGACGCTTTGCGGAACGCCAGGTATTGGCGAGAGTACCTCATTTCGTGCAAGCGGGCCTCACCTACAAGGTAAAGATTGTTGCGAGCGGACCGCACATCGAAATTTACGTCAACGGGGAGAAAATCATCGACTTGAACGACGGCACATTTGCGGAAGGACATTTCGGGATTAACGTATTCGGAGGACGCGCGTCCTATCAGAACGTCTTTGTAACGGGCGCAAGCGAGGCACAGCTGGATACGGTAGCCATTATCAATGCCGGATCAGGGAAACGGTTATCGGCCGCACAGTCGCAAAACGGAGAGGTCGTTAACATTGGTGATGCGGATGAAGCCGCTTTTCAAAGCTGGGTGCTTGTGCCTGCCGGGGACGAGCGAGGCTCCTATTCGATCCGCACTACGGGAGGCAAGGCGCTTGATCTCGACATAGGCCAGAATAAACTTCAGCTTTATACGTATCTTGGTACGACAATCAACGATGGACTATTGCGGAGAATGAAGACGGAACCGTAA
- a CDS encoding DUF4183 domain-containing protein: MTAEFLNTGPNSITNVYINGILQQSGLYAVSLNEITIFPDSTIYAGASIIIEIVQFTVQIIV, encoded by the coding sequence ATGACAGCCGAATTCTTAAATACGGGACCAAATAGCATTACTAACGTTTACATTAACGGCATATTGCAGCAAAGCGGCTTGTACGCTGTAAGTTTGAACGAAATTACCATTTTTCCCGATTCCACAATCTATGCCGGTGCATCCATTATTATAGAAATTGTTCAATTTACAGTTCAAATAATCGTTTAA
- a CDS encoding Gfo/Idh/MocA family oxidoreductase, producing the protein MNGPIKEVFAYAEIFEKQLSNGETTIHPTGEDTSVTVFRFDNGGLGHWMCSTAAHGESTGGVWIYGSKGCFRPGSHATLENGQTMPMAEIIERYAPDVAENPFTHSYVELWDAIADRKPPISSAERGLEALGVVFAALESATIGQPVAVQEIIFGHKHAYEDTVLQEMETFKR; encoded by the coding sequence GTGAACGGTCCGATCAAAGAAGTTTTCGCTTATGCGGAAATTTTCGAGAAGCAGCTCAGCAACGGGGAAACGACGATTCATCCGACCGGCGAAGATACGTCGGTAACGGTTTTCCGATTCGATAACGGAGGGCTCGGACACTGGATGTGCAGTACGGCCGCACATGGGGAGAGCACCGGCGGAGTTTGGATCTACGGCAGCAAAGGCTGTTTCCGCCCAGGCAGCCATGCGACCCTTGAGAACGGACAAACCATGCCGATGGCCGAGATCATCGAACGTTATGCGCCGGATGTGGCGGAAAATCCGTTTACCCATTCCTATGTGGAATTGTGGGATGCTATCGCGGATCGCAAGCCGCCGATCTCCAGCGCGGAACGGGGGCTGGAGGCTCTGGGGGTAGTATTTGCCGCGTTGGAGTCGGCGACGATCGGACAGCCTGTTGCGGTTCAGGAGATCATTTTCGGTCATAAGCATGCCTACGAAGATACGGTTCTGCAGGAAATGGAAACATTCAAAAGATAG
- a CDS encoding F510_1955 family glycosylhydrolase encodes MNGVNKQGQYRKFVKGDVFLKKIIIILVIAVVIVTVFTACAKKTADHGPHDAGDATLTHVHGLGYSSDGKRLFIPAHNGLKVYADGRWIDAAGEKHDYMGFSMADNSFYSSGHPAAGSAFKNPMGLIKSTDEGKSITVLALEGEVDLHYMSVSYRTHTLYVLNSEPNSKMKKAGLFYSRDEGETWVSSPLSGVLGQITSLAVHPTQDAIVTIGTTSGAYLSKDNGQTFAAIYSGQPVSAVAFTDQGELLIGTGKSELVSVNLETKQPSTIKTPVQNGDAIVYLSGSPTNREELAFATEKKDVYISKDHGVTWQHIADQGQPVNHE; translated from the coding sequence ATGAATGGCGTGAATAAACAAGGACAATATAGAAAATTTGTTAAAGGGGATGTTTTCCTGAAAAAAATCATTATTATACTTGTAATTGCAGTTGTTATTGTAACAGTGTTTACAGCTTGTGCTAAGAAAACGGCCGACCACGGGCCCCACGATGCGGGGGATGCAACTTTGACGCATGTTCATGGCCTCGGTTACTCCAGCGACGGCAAGCGACTTTTTATTCCGGCACATAACGGGCTAAAAGTATATGCCGACGGCAGGTGGATCGACGCCGCTGGGGAAAAGCACGATTACATGGGTTTTTCAATGGCTGATAACAGCTTTTACAGCAGCGGTCATCCTGCAGCCGGTTCCGCCTTCAAAAATCCTATGGGTCTGATCAAAAGCACCGATGAAGGGAAATCAATTACCGTTCTTGCTTTAGAAGGCGAAGTGGACCTTCATTACATGAGTGTGAGTTATCGCACGCATACCCTTTATGTTCTAAATTCTGAGCCAAATTCGAAAATGAAAAAGGCGGGGTTGTTCTACAGTCGAGATGAAGGTGAGACTTGGGTAAGCAGCCCATTGTCAGGTGTTCTGGGGCAAATTACGTCGCTCGCGGTGCATCCGACACAGGACGCGATTGTCACGATCGGCACAACTTCGGGCGCTTATCTTTCAAAGGATAACGGCCAAACGTTTGCCGCTATTTATTCCGGTCAGCCGGTTTCTGCCGTAGCTTTTACGGATCAAGGGGAGCTACTGATCGGTACCGGAAAATCAGAACTGGTCAGTGTTAATCTGGAAACGAAACAACCTAGCACCATTAAAACGCCGGTGCAAAATGGTGACGCAATTGTATACCTGTCGGGGAGTCCGACGAATCGGGAAGAGTTGGCCTTCGCCACTGAAAAAAAAGATGTGTATATTTCCAAAGATCATGGCGTCACTTGGCAGCACATTGCCGATCAAGGACAACCTGTGAATCATGAATAG